The DNA segment CATGCGGAACGGCGGACCCCAGGCCGCTCGGATCGGCTCGGTGAGCGCGTCGGTCAGCTCGTCACGGCAGACGCCGACCATGGCGAGCGTCTTCTCCGACACCAGGCCATGGACCAGGCAGGCGTCGTAGGTGCGCTTGACGTACTCCTCGACGCGGATAGCCCCCGGAAAGGCCTGCAGACTCATACCCGAAGACGGTAGTGCCTCAGCGGGAAATCTCTCCCTGCCGCGGAACGCCCCGCCGCGTGGGGGTGGTCAAGGCCACAGGTCACGCACGGCGCGCCGTGTACTGGGCGGCCGCGAAGAGCCCCCCCGCACCCGCGAGCGCGGCGACCCCGACGCCGATCAGCAGCGCCGGGTCGGACCCCGCCGGGGTGCGTGGCGGGGTCGCCGGGGCGACCTGGGCGGCCGGCGCCGCGTCCGCCGGTCGCGTGGTGGTCGCGCGAGACGACTGCGCCTCGGGCAGGACCACGACCGGGACGGCGACCGCGAGGCCGCCGAGCGCCACGGCGCTGACGGCGAAACCGCGGGCGGTGAGCGTCATGCGAAATCCCGACTGCCAGATCCCAGGCGCTTCGGCAGCACCCGACTACGACAGATCCTCAGCTTTTGCCTCGCCGGACTCACCCGCAACGATCACCCCATTTGTCCAATTCATCCCCAAATCTCCCAGGTTCCGCTCCCGGTAACGTCGCCGTCCATGCACGCAGTCACGATTCGCGAGCCGGGCGGCCCCGAGGCGCTGGCCTGGACCGAGGTGCCCGACCCCGAGCCCGGCCCCGGCGAGGTCCTCCTCGACGTCGTCGCCACGGCCGTCAACCGCGCCGACCTGCTCCAGCGGCAGGGCCGCTACGACCCGCCGCCCGGGGCCTCGCCGTACCCGGGCCTGGAGTGCTCCGGACGGATCGCCGCCCTCGGACCCGACGTCACCGGGTGGGAGATCGGCGACGAGGTCGTCGCGCTCCTGGCCGGCGGGGGCTACGCCGAGCGCGTCGCCGTGCCGGCCGGCCAGGTGATGCGGCGGCCGCAGGGCATCAGCCTGCGCGACGCCGGTGGGCTGGCCGAGGTCGCGTGCACCGTGTGGTCGAACGTCTTCCTCCTCGCCAACCTGCGCCCCGAGGAGTTGCTGCTCGTCCACGGGGGCGCCAGCGGCATCGGCACCACGGCGATCCAACTCGCCAAGGCCGTCGGGGCGCGTGTCGCCGTCACCGCCGGGACCAAGGACAAGCTCGAGCGCTGCCGGGAACTCGGTGCGGACGTGCTGATCAACTACCGCGAGGACGACTTCGTCGAGGCTGTCCGGGAGGCCGGCGGAGCCGCGGGTGGTGCCGACGTCATCCTCGACAACATGGGCGCCAAGTACCTCGGCCGCAACGTCGACGCCCTCGCCACCAACGGCCGCCTGGTGATCATCGGCATGCAGGGCGGGATCAAGGCCGAGCTCGACATCGCGAAACTGCTCGGCAAGCGCGCCGCGGTGCTCGCCACCTCGCTGCGCGCCCGGCCGGTCGCGGAGAAGGCGGCGATCGTCGCCGCGGTCGCCGAGCACGTGACGCCGCTGGTCGACTCCGGCGCCTTCCGGCTCGTGATCGACCGCGTCCTGCCGATCACCGACGTCGCCGACGCGCACCGCGTCCTGGAGGCGAGCGAGCACGTCGGGAAGGTCCTCCTGGAGGTTTCGCGTTAGGAACCGTCAGAGAGGATGGGGACATGACCGAGCAGCAGGACCAAGACACCGGTGACCAGCGCGTCCTCGTCGTGACCCCGGCCGGCATGGCCGTCGAGGGCCCGCCGGACGACGGCAGCGACGAGCAGTCGATCACGCAGATGGTCGAGCAGCCCGCGAAGGTGATGCGCCTCGGCAGCATGATCAAGCAGCTGCTGGACGAGGTGAAGAGCGCGCCGCTCGACGAGGCCAGCCGCGCCCGGCTGGCGCAGATCCACGCCTCGACGATCCAGGAGTTGGAGCAGGGCCTCGCGCCCGAGCTCGTCGAGGAACTGGGCCGCCTCTCCCTCCCGTTCAGCGAGGGCCAGGTGCCGAGCGAGTCCGAGCTCCGGATCGCCCAGGCACAGCTGGTCGGCTGGCTGGAGGGGCTGTTCCACGGCATCCAGACCGCGCTGTTCGCCCAGCAGATGGCGGCGCGCGCCCAGCTCGAGCAGATGCGCCGCTCGCTGCCGGGTGGGCCGCAGATGGGGATGGACCCGAGCCAGCAGCGGCCGATGTCCGGCGGCCACGGTCAGTACCTGTAGGCCCGCCGTTGACCACCTTCACCCCCCGCGACCCGGCGTACGCCGAGACGGTCCGCACCAGCTTCGCCAAGCAGGGATTCATGGCGACGCTGAAGGCGGAGCTGCTCTCGGTCGAGCCGGGTCGCGTCGAGGTGGGCGTCGAGAACTGGCCCGGCCTGCAGCAGCAGCACGGCTTCGTGCACGCCGGCGTCACCACGACCCTGCTCGACAACGCCTGCGGCTACGCCGCGATCTCCCTCAAGCCCCCGGGCATCGAGGTGCTGACGATCGAGCTCAAGGTCAACCTGCTCAACCCCGGCCGGGGCGAGCGCATGGTCGCCGTCGGCCAGGTGGTGAAGGACGGCCGCCAGGTGACGGTCGTGCAGGCCGACGCGTACGGGATCCAGGCCGACGGCTCCCGCATCCACGTCGCCACGATGCTGGCGTCGATGATGGCGTTCGACCTCTCCCGGGCCTGACTGCGCTCCTGAGGGCCTGCCCGAGGGCCTGCCTGAGAACCCGTCAGAGCCCCAGGATCTGCTCGAGGACCGCAGCCACCCCGTCCTCCTCGTTGCTCGGGGCCCGCCGCTCGACGGAGCGCAGCACCTCCGGGTGGCCGTTGGCCATCGCGTAGGGATGGCCCGCCCAGCCGAGCATCGGCAGGTCGTTGCGCTGGTCACCGAAGGCGACGACGTCCTCCGGGCCGATGTCCTGCGTGGCGCACAGCCGGGCGAGGGCGGTCGCCTTGGTCACGCCGGCCGCCGACGCCTCGACGAAGGCCGGGCCCGCGTTGGAGGAGTGGGTGATCTCCAGCAGCCCCTCGACGACCTCCTGCAGGGACTCGGCGAGGTCGTCGGAGCTGTGCTCCTCGTGGCGCAGAATCAGCTTCGCGCCGGGCCGCGCGAGCAGCTCGGAGACGGGCACCTCGTGGTGGTCGGGGCTCTTCCACTTGTCGAGCATCGGGAACGCGGACTCGTAGGCGAACGAGTCGCCGTACTCCATCCCGAAGGTCACGCCCGGTACCGCGTCCCGAATCCGGCCGATCGCCTCGGCGAGCGTCTCCGGGCTGATCAGGTCCTCGGCGACGACCTGCTCGGTGTGCAGGTCGTACAGCTGCGCGCCGTTGCCGCAGATCACGAGCCCGCGGTGGTCGGTCTGGTCGGCCACCGGGTGGATCCAGCGCGGGGGCCGGCCCGTGACGAAGACGAGCAGGATCCCTGCCTCCTCGACGGCCCGCAACGCCGCCCGGGTGCGCGGGGAGACCGTCAGGTCGTCCCGCAGCAGCGTCCCGTCCAGGTCGCTGGCCACGGCCCGCGGTAGTTCCGACCCTCCCGTCACCCCCTCATGGGATCACGCCCCGCCCGGCAGGACCTTGGGGGGACGCGCAGCGCGGCGGGTACTTTTCCCCCCATGACGCCCGACCTGGTGCGCCTCCTCCGCCGCCTGTGCGTGCCGGTCCTGGTGCTGACAGCGGTCCTCACCGCGGCCGGTCTGGTGATGCACGAATGGCCGGCGCCGGACTGGCCCTACGAGGCGTCCGGCGGCTGGCGCGCGCTCGCCCGCACCGCGGAGGGCCTCGGCACGGCGGCGGTCGCCGTTCCCCCGGTGGTCCTCCTGGTCGCCGGCATGCGCGTGGGCTTCCGGCGCTGGCGCGAGAGCGTCTTCCTGCTGACCTCGATGCTGATCGTCGGCCTCGTGCTGATCGTCGCGAGCGCGGCGGTGCCCGGGACCACGTTCCCGGCGGGGGCGTCGGGGCTCGCCGCCGCGACGTACGGCGCGATCTCGGTCGTGCTCGGGCGCCGGCTCGGCACCCCGGTCCGGCGGACGCTCGGCGGGATCCTCCCCTGGTTCCTCGTCCTCGGCGTCGCCGTGGGACAGCTCTACCTCGGCGAGTACCGCGTCGAGGAGATCGTGGTCTCGGTCGCCGCGGGCGTCGCCGCCGTGGCCGTGGCCACGCGGTACGTCCTGCTCGGCGGCAGCTTCGAGCAGCGTCCGGCGATCGACGACATCCCGCTCCCCGACCGGCGCCGCGCCGCGGTCATCGTCAACCCGACGAAGGTGGCCGACCTCGAGGAGGAGCGGCGCGCGGTGACCGCCTACCTCGCGGCCGCCGGCTGGCACCCGCCCTGGTGGCTGGAGACCCGGCTCGACGAACTCGGCGTCGGCCACGCGAAGGCCGCGGCGGAGGGCGGCGCGGACGTCGTCTTCGCCTGCGGCGGCGACGGCACGATCATGAGCGTCCTGTCCGGCCTGGCCGGCACGGGCGTCCCGCTCGCGATCCTGCCCGCCGGCACCGGCAACCTGCTGGCGCGCAACCTCCAGCTCCCGCCCGACCGGGACGCCTGCCTGCGGATCGGGCTCGGCGGCGTCGACCGCAAGATCGACGTCGGCCGGGTCGACGAGAACCACCGCTTCGCGGTCATGGCCGGCATGGGCCTCGACGCCGCGATGATCATGGACGCCCCCGAGAAGCTGAAGAAGCGCATCGGGTGGCCGGCCTACGCGGTCTCCGGGGCCAAGCACCTGTTCGACCGGCGGGCGCACGTGACGATCACGGTCGACGACGCGGAGCCGGTCGAGCTGCGCGCCCGCGGCATCGTCATCGGCAATGTCGGCAAGCTGCAGGCCGGGATGGTCCTCATGCCCGACGCACGGCCGGACGACGGGATCCTCGACGTCGCCGTGCTCGTCCCGAAGTCGCTGCGGCACTGGCTGATGCTCGGGCTGCACGTGGTCCGGCGGCGCCCCCGTTCGCGCGGCGCCCGCATCGAGCACTTCCGCGGCCGGCGGATCCACATCGAGTGCGACCGCGTGTGGCCCCGCGAGATCGACGGCGACCTCCTCGAGCCCAGCAAGGAGATGACGGTCGTGGTCGAGCCCCAGGCGCTGATCGTCCGGATCCCGCCGGGTTCCGACGTGATGACCTGACGGGCCGTCAGTTCACCTGCTCAGCGGCTGGGCTGCGCCGCCCCGCGCGCCGGGTTCGGGATCCGCACCGCGCCGGAGCGGGTCGCGGGCCGCAGCGCGGCGTCCACGACGGAGAT comes from the Sporichthya brevicatena genome and includes:
- a CDS encoding NAD(P)H-quinone oxidoreductase, whose protein sequence is MHAVTIREPGGPEALAWTEVPDPEPGPGEVLLDVVATAVNRADLLQRQGRYDPPPGASPYPGLECSGRIAALGPDVTGWEIGDEVVALLAGGGYAERVAVPAGQVMRRPQGISLRDAGGLAEVACTVWSNVFLLANLRPEELLLVHGGASGIGTTAIQLAKAVGARVAVTAGTKDKLERCRELGADVLINYREDDFVEAVREAGGAAGGADVILDNMGAKYLGRNVDALATNGRLVIIGMQGGIKAELDIAKLLGKRAAVLATSLRARPVAEKAAIVAAVAEHVTPLVDSGAFRLVIDRVLPITDVADAHRVLEASEHVGKVLLEVSR
- a CDS encoding diacylglycerol/lipid kinase family protein translates to MTPDLVRLLRRLCVPVLVLTAVLTAAGLVMHEWPAPDWPYEASGGWRALARTAEGLGTAAVAVPPVVLLVAGMRVGFRRWRESVFLLTSMLIVGLVLIVASAAVPGTTFPAGASGLAAATYGAISVVLGRRLGTPVRRTLGGILPWFLVLGVAVGQLYLGEYRVEEIVVSVAAGVAAVAVATRYVLLGGSFEQRPAIDDIPLPDRRRAAVIVNPTKVADLEEERRAVTAYLAAAGWHPPWWLETRLDELGVGHAKAAAEGGADVVFACGGDGTIMSVLSGLAGTGVPLAILPAGTGNLLARNLQLPPDRDACLRIGLGGVDRKIDVGRVDENHRFAVMAGMGLDAAMIMDAPEKLKKRIGWPAYAVSGAKHLFDRRAHVTITVDDAEPVELRARGIVIGNVGKLQAGMVLMPDARPDDGILDVAVLVPKSLRHWLMLGLHVVRRRPRSRGARIEHFRGRRIHIECDRVWPREIDGDLLEPSKEMTVVVEPQALIVRIPPGSDVMT
- a CDS encoding bacterial proteasome activator family protein, with protein sequence MTEQQDQDTGDQRVLVVTPAGMAVEGPPDDGSDEQSITQMVEQPAKVMRLGSMIKQLLDEVKSAPLDEASRARLAQIHASTIQELEQGLAPELVEELGRLSLPFSEGQVPSESELRIAQAQLVGWLEGLFHGIQTALFAQQMAARAQLEQMRRSLPGGPQMGMDPSQQRPMSGGHGQYL
- a CDS encoding Cof-type HAD-IIB family hydrolase translates to MASDLDGTLLRDDLTVSPRTRAALRAVEEAGILLVFVTGRPPRWIHPVADQTDHRGLVICGNGAQLYDLHTEQVVAEDLISPETLAEAIGRIRDAVPGVTFGMEYGDSFAYESAFPMLDKWKSPDHHEVPVSELLARPGAKLILRHEEHSSDDLAESLQEVVEGLLEITHSSNAGPAFVEASAAGVTKATALARLCATQDIGPEDVVAFGDQRNDLPMLGWAGHPYAMANGHPEVLRSVERRAPSNEEDGVAAVLEQILGL
- a CDS encoding PaaI family thioesterase; translated protein: MTTFTPRDPAYAETVRTSFAKQGFMATLKAELLSVEPGRVEVGVENWPGLQQQHGFVHAGVTTTLLDNACGYAAISLKPPGIEVLTIELKVNLLNPGRGERMVAVGQVVKDGRQVTVVQADAYGIQADGSRIHVATMLASMMAFDLSRA